One window from the genome of Jeotgalibaca sp. MA1X17-3 encodes:
- a CDS encoding glycoside hydrolase family 28 protein, translating into MFNVVDYGAVGDGKTIVTDQFNEAIAAVKQAGGGTVYVPSGIFRVSSLRLESNMELHVSPGATLSFITEQESYPVVFSRWEGWTQDVYQSCLYAEDAENIIVSGGGVLDGNGQDWWDLFRNHREDLKYPRPKLISFQNSKRITIKDVQLRNSPSWTINPILSYDITVDNVSILNPADSPNTDGINPESCSNVRISNCNLDVGDDCIAIKAGTEDARELVPCENITITNCTMIHGHGGVVIGSEMSGDIRNVTISNCVFKQTDRGIRLKTRRGRGGVVEDIRIDNIVMDEVICPFILNLYYFCGPRGKEKYVWDKNPYPVTKETPGFRRIHFNNITARNVQGAAGFIYGLAENYISDITFNNIDIHMAEGAEPGEVAMMTGLEHMNNRGFYIGNGENILLNHVSVENHEGPMIYLENCRNVVTEKCVSKGTKKTELLVEEKEINFA; encoded by the coding sequence ATATTCAATGTGGTTGATTATGGTGCTGTTGGTGATGGAAAGACCATTGTAACGGATCAATTTAATGAAGCGATTGCAGCAGTGAAACAAGCAGGTGGCGGAACGGTCTATGTTCCATCAGGAATTTTTCGTGTTAGTTCTCTACGATTAGAAAGTAACATGGAACTTCATGTGAGCCCGGGAGCTACTTTATCCTTTATAACCGAACAAGAATCTTATCCCGTTGTATTCTCCCGCTGGGAAGGATGGACACAAGATGTTTATCAATCCTGTTTGTATGCGGAAGATGCTGAGAATATTATTGTGAGTGGAGGCGGAGTGCTAGATGGAAATGGTCAAGATTGGTGGGATTTATTCCGCAATCACCGTGAAGATTTGAAATATCCACGTCCAAAATTAATTAGCTTCCAAAATTCTAAACGGATTACTATCAAAGATGTTCAACTACGTAACTCTCCAAGCTGGACGATTAATCCGATTCTCAGTTATGACATCACTGTAGACAATGTGTCTATTTTAAATCCAGCAGATTCTCCAAACACAGACGGAATCAATCCTGAATCGTGTTCAAATGTTCGAATTTCAAATTGTAACCTTGACGTTGGTGATGATTGTATCGCGATAAAAGCTGGAACAGAAGATGCTAGAGAATTAGTTCCTTGCGAAAACATCACGATTACTAATTGTACCATGATTCATGGACATGGTGGAGTAGTTATTGGAAGTGAAATGAGTGGAGACATTCGCAACGTGACTATTTCCAATTGCGTATTCAAGCAAACAGATCGAGGTATTAGACTGAAAACTCGTCGTGGAAGAGGCGGAGTAGTTGAAGATATACGTATTGATAATATTGTGATGGATGAAGTGATTTGTCCATTCATCCTTAATCTCTACTATTTCTGTGGACCACGTGGAAAAGAAAAATACGTTTGGGATAAGAATCCGTACCCAGTTACAAAAGAAACTCCAGGATTCCGCAGAATTCATTTTAATAATATTACAGCTCGAAATGTACAGGGAGCTGCTGGTTTCATTTATGGTTTGGCTGAAAATTATATAAGTGATATTACCTTTAACAATATCGATATTCATATGGCTGAGGGAGCTGAACCAGGAGAAGTTGCGATGATGACTGGATTAGAGCATATGAACAATCGTGGTTTCTATATCGGAAATGGCGAAAATATTCTCTTGAATCATGTTTCTGTAGAAAATCATGAAGGTCCAATGATTTATTTAGAAAACTGTCGAAATGTAGTCACAGAGAAATGTGTATCAAAAGGTACAAAGAAAACTGAATTATTAGTAGAAGAAAAAGAAATTAACTTCGCTTAA
- a CDS encoding cache domain-containing protein, with amino-acid sequence MKKRHGSSFTNIFVTFSLVSIFLIISFISYIFLSTKDSVMENITNSKITSTNQIKNTFEREIQTIEKSFNAYSTTPSFLEMVKKPLQTRDFKQYREINSQLNYFSIFSLPGTNYSMTSLDGQWRIREGSLQQLTEEEVEQFKDYYVEERTENLYWVKGEDSIVSVSLLPIFSTHKSAIGMAEIPNQSIYSLLEVSSATTPFYIINRNDEIIYSANISNEVPHMNEEFISELKIQAEKKIQGS; translated from the coding sequence TTGAAAAAAAGACACGGTAGTTCTTTTACAAATATTTTTGTAACATTTTCACTTGTGAGTATTTTTTTAATTATTTCTTTCATCTCTTATATTTTTCTTTCTACAAAAGATTCTGTCATGGAAAACATTACAAATAGTAAAATCACTTCAACAAACCAAATAAAAAATACTTTTGAAAGAGAAATCCAAACGATTGAAAAATCGTTTAATGCATATAGTACAACTCCTTCTTTTTTAGAAATGGTAAAAAAACCCTTACAAACCAGAGATTTCAAACAATATAGAGAAATTAATTCACAGTTAAATTATTTTTCGATTTTCAGTCTACCAGGAACAAACTACTCCATGACCAGTCTAGATGGACAATGGCGAATACGTGAAGGCTCACTCCAACAATTGACCGAAGAAGAAGTAGAGCAGTTTAAAGACTACTACGTGGAGGAAAGGACAGAAAACCTTTATTGGGTAAAAGGTGAAGATAGTATTGTATCTGTTAGCTTACTACCTATTTTCTCAACCCATAAATCAGCAATAGGAATGGCTGAAATACCAAATCAAAGTATTTATTCTTTACTAGAAGTAAGTAGTGCCACTACTCCTTTTTATATCATTAATAGAAATGATGAAATAATTTATTCAGCGAATATCAGCAATGAAGTCCCTCATATGAACGAAGAGTTTATATCAGAACTTAAAATACAAGCAGAAAAAAAAATACAGGGATCATAA
- a CDS encoding helix-turn-helix transcriptional regulator yields the protein MKKQFMLNLYRNRIIKSELENKMKLYQYPLENKQTYALMLIQLDDYGDREIKNKDIFLFGINEMVKELIPTELRLTPIVLNDEIQVTMLIFKEDTFEQSKKVASEYARTIIKTLKDYMKISVSISFSPFYDQLLESKENLDKGKEALTYHLILGKQAVIFYHEVEELLAVPEISQYPEELENNLFQSIRLGEVDKANDIAPIFLEKIFMSSNNPINVQVALLRFVLNLIQLSQSMKSEFLTEEQGVELYGIILNTHNPSELEFTLIKDLILPLVEEMSEKTSQQFKGLSEQIIEIIESEYMEDISLELIGDRLHYNPNYLSNIFKKEAGITFSDYLTGFRFDIAKKWLRETDVTIKVISQKLQYRNPQNFIRSFKKKENMTPGEYRKMHTPL from the coding sequence TTGAAAAAACAATTTATGCTCAATCTGTACCGTAATCGTATTATTAAATCAGAATTAGAAAATAAAATGAAGTTATACCAATATCCTTTAGAGAATAAACAAACCTATGCTCTTATGCTTATTCAGCTTGATGACTATGGTGATCGAGAAATAAAAAATAAAGATATCTTTCTTTTTGGAATAAATGAAATGGTAAAGGAGTTAATTCCAACTGAATTACGACTTACCCCCATTGTTCTAAACGATGAAATACAAGTAACGATGCTTATTTTTAAAGAAGATACTTTTGAACAAAGTAAAAAGGTAGCTTCAGAATATGCTCGTACCATTATTAAAACGTTAAAAGATTATATGAAAATATCTGTAAGTATTTCTTTTTCTCCCTTTTATGATCAATTATTAGAATCTAAAGAAAATCTAGATAAAGGAAAAGAAGCCTTAACCTATCACCTTATTTTAGGAAAGCAGGCTGTTATTTTTTATCATGAAGTAGAAGAACTTTTGGCAGTACCAGAAATTTCACAATATCCAGAAGAATTAGAAAATAATCTATTCCAATCTATACGCCTGGGCGAGGTAGATAAAGCTAATGACATTGCACCAATATTCTTAGAAAAAATTTTTATGTCTAGCAATAATCCCATTAACGTTCAAGTAGCACTCTTACGTTTTGTTTTGAACTTGATTCAATTATCACAGTCCATGAAATCAGAATTCTTAACGGAAGAACAAGGTGTAGAGTTATACGGAATTATATTGAACACACATAATCCTAGTGAATTGGAATTTACACTTATTAAAGATTTGATTCTTCCCTTAGTTGAAGAGATGAGCGAGAAAACTTCTCAACAGTTTAAAGGTTTATCAGAACAAATCATCGAGATTATTGAAAGTGAATATATGGAAGATATTTCCTTAGAATTAATTGGAGATCGTTTACACTATAATCCCAACTATTTAAGCAATATCTTTAAAAAAGAAGCTGGAATAACCTTTAGTGATTATCTGACTGGTTTTCGATTTGATATCGCAAAGAAATGGTTGAGAGAAACAGATGTAACTATCAAAGTCATTTCCCAAAAACTCCAATATCGCAATCCACAAAACTTTATTCGTTCCTTTAAAAAGAAGGAAAACATGACTCCTGGAGAATATCGAAAAATGCATACTCCTCTTTAA
- a CDS encoding glycoside hydrolase family 105 protein, producing the protein MTNTISEKVLTTLLDRYPLMPDLKKYHGKWSYDFGVVLMGVKEAYIQTGDERYYDYIKKHLDFYIGEDGSIKNYHFEAMNIDYVNNGKLLFLLFKKSGEVKYKKALDQLYNQIENMPRTSEGGFWHKNIYPNQMWLDGLYMGSPFYAEYLLTFKDGEGLEDVIQQFKICFKQTSDEETGLLYHAWDEKKEQDWCDPETGLSKNFWGRSMGWYVMALADVIGLLSDKHEYRTELVEQLRHCMEALKKVQDSESKVWYQVLDKGTERGNYLEASASSMIVYAAAKAYRLGVLDESWKTFVLESYEGVLEEFVFYTKEDWVNLVRNCEVAGLGGDDNRDGTFVYYISEPICTNDFKGYGSFLQAALQVEQIKKVK; encoded by the coding sequence ATGACAAATACTATTTCAGAAAAAGTACTGACAACTTTATTAGATAGATATCCTTTGATGCCTGATTTGAAGAAATATCATGGTAAATGGTCTTATGACTTTGGTGTGGTGCTAATGGGAGTCAAAGAAGCATATATTCAAACCGGTGATGAACGTTACTACGACTATATCAAAAAACATCTAGATTTCTATATTGGAGAAGATGGTTCGATTAAGAATTATCATTTTGAAGCCATGAATATTGATTACGTGAATAACGGAAAATTATTATTTCTTTTATTCAAAAAATCAGGAGAAGTAAAATATAAAAAAGCGTTAGATCAACTATATAATCAAATAGAAAATATGCCAAGAACCTCTGAAGGAGGCTTCTGGCACAAAAATATTTATCCCAATCAAATGTGGTTAGATGGATTATATATGGGGTCACCATTTTATGCAGAATATTTACTAACATTCAAAGATGGAGAAGGATTGGAAGATGTTATCCAACAATTTAAAATCTGTTTCAAACAAACCTCAGATGAAGAAACAGGTCTTTTATACCATGCTTGGGATGAGAAGAAAGAACAAGATTGGTGTGATCCAGAAACAGGACTTTCTAAGAACTTCTGGGGCAGATCAATGGGCTGGTATGTGATGGCATTAGCTGATGTAATTGGCTTACTGTCTGATAAACATGAATATCGAACAGAATTAGTTGAACAACTACGTCACTGTATGGAAGCTTTGAAAAAAGTACAAGATTCCGAATCAAAAGTTTGGTATCAAGTCCTTGATAAAGGAACTGAACGAGGAAATTATCTAGAGGCGTCCGCTTCGAGTATGATTGTTTATGCAGCTGCAAAAGCTTATCGACTAGGAGTCTTGGATGAGTCATGGAAAACTTTCGTATTGGAAAGTTATGAAGGAGTCCTAGAAGAATTTGTTTTTTACACAAAAGAAGATTGGGTAAATCTTGTTCGTAACTGCGAAGTAGCAGGATTAGGCGGAGATGATAATCGAGATGGAACTTTTGTATACTACATAAGTGAGCCGATTTGTACAAATGATTTTAAAGGGTATGGTTCGTTTTTACAGGCCGCTTTACAAGTAGAACAAATAAAAAAAGTTAAATAA
- a CDS encoding extracellular solute-binding protein, translated as MKRSKRFGMFTSVLTASILLAACGGDGAGDTADSVSKGNNNTSDTSSSVVENTSTKDSVSWMAMLHTPTPPSGEVESKLEEYTGVDIEFNWVPDASKEERINAALASNTLADIVSLTQISNTTVRQSLSSGMFWDVEPYLSEFENLSNISEATLDASRIDGHIYGVPFQKPIARYATLVRKDWLENLGLDVPHTMDELKEVARAFTEDDPDGNGQDDTVGFVDRAESVVLGFRTMTGFFGADNYFHVTEDEEVIPSFMQPEYKEAMEWYRDIYKNDWMNSDFAVMAKNDQKDYIATGKGGIVVSGAYDANNYLSATAGTDQEDIMDWEIINDMTYKDVPRRVLSDTNGGMGGWLAIPKTNVETEEDLKVVLQFINDLIDEEPFTLMTQGVEGVHYEISDDGVYNKLDDTLWQQEVQPFAGSRPSELVTTFKAASELTNLSNEKIAENAEFAVINPAQSLNSETYTSDWSTLVEGVEDAYYKYMMGEIEMDGFDAAVEKFLQNGGQNIIDEYSASYKENK; from the coding sequence ATGAAAAGAAGCAAAAGATTTGGTATGTTTACTAGTGTATTGACTGCAAGTATTTTACTGGCTGCATGTGGTGGAGACGGGGCAGGAGATACAGCAGACTCAGTTTCAAAAGGAAATAACAACACTTCGGATACATCATCCAGCGTTGTAGAAAATACAAGCACAAAAGACTCAGTATCTTGGATGGCAATGCTACATACTCCAACACCTCCAAGTGGGGAAGTAGAAAGTAAGCTAGAAGAGTATACAGGAGTAGACATTGAGTTTAACTGGGTGCCAGATGCATCTAAAGAAGAACGTATTAATGCAGCACTTGCATCTAATACATTAGCTGATATTGTTTCACTTACACAAATTTCTAATACAACGGTTCGACAGTCACTTTCTTCTGGAATGTTCTGGGATGTAGAACCGTACTTATCAGAATTTGAAAACCTATCGAATATTTCTGAAGCTACTCTAGATGCTTCTCGTATTGATGGTCATATCTATGGTGTTCCTTTCCAAAAACCAATTGCTCGTTACGCTACTTTAGTGCGTAAAGATTGGTTAGAAAATCTAGGATTAGATGTTCCTCATACAATGGATGAACTTAAAGAAGTAGCTCGCGCCTTTACGGAAGATGATCCAGACGGAAACGGTCAAGATGATACGGTAGGATTTGTTGATCGAGCTGAATCTGTTGTACTTGGTTTCCGTACGATGACTGGATTCTTCGGAGCTGATAATTATTTCCACGTAACCGAAGATGAAGAAGTGATTCCATCCTTCATGCAACCAGAATATAAGGAAGCAATGGAATGGTATCGAGATATTTATAAAAATGATTGGATGAACTCTGACTTTGCAGTTATGGCGAAAAATGATCAAAAAGATTATATTGCAACTGGTAAAGGTGGAATTGTAGTCAGTGGTGCATACGATGCTAACAACTATCTAAGTGCAACAGCTGGAACAGACCAAGAGGACATTATGGATTGGGAAATCATTAATGATATGACTTATAAAGATGTTCCTCGTCGTGTATTATCTGATACAAATGGTGGTATGGGTGGTTGGTTAGCAATACCTAAAACCAACGTTGAAACAGAAGAAGATTTAAAAGTTGTTTTACAATTTATCAATGATTTGATTGATGAAGAGCCATTCACGTTAATGACTCAAGGTGTTGAAGGAGTTCACTATGAAATTTCTGATGACGGCGTTTATAATAAGCTAGATGACACTTTATGGCAACAAGAAGTACAACCATTTGCTGGTTCTCGTCCTTCTGAATTAGTAACAACGTTTAAAGCAGCTTCTGAATTGACGAACCTTTCCAATGAGAAAATTGCAGAAAATGCTGAGTTTGCAGTAATCAACCCAGCGCAGTCTTTAAATTCTGAAACGTATACATCCGATTGGAGTACACTTGTTGAAGGAGTTGAAGATGCGTATTACAAATACATGATGGGTGAAATTGAAATGGACGGTTTTGATGCAGCAGTTGAAAAATTCCTGCAAAATGGCGGACAAAATATTATTGATGAGTATTCAGCAAGCTATAAAGAAAACAAATAA
- a CDS encoding YesL family protein, protein MLSLDRIVKINDFMIGIWKVAYLNVLWIGFSLLGLGIFGVGPATYAMMKYYDRWLRCEESLPVAKTFWKFYKERWKQSVLISWIGLGIIFVLTINIFNVIEWYLQVGNVMMLALTVVGMTHIYNVMAALKFQTIREMVRASFMMGLGYLHYTIILWTVVISLYYLLSVNFISLLFLFGIGFIGFCISFVGKRIVMEFEESTEDKETKNILLKGESK, encoded by the coding sequence ATGCTTTCATTAGATAGAATTGTTAAAATCAACGATTTCATGATTGGTATTTGGAAAGTAGCCTATTTGAATGTATTATGGATAGGCTTCTCCCTTCTCGGATTAGGTATTTTCGGGGTGGGACCCGCTACCTATGCGATGATGAAATATTATGATCGTTGGTTAAGATGTGAAGAGTCATTACCGGTAGCGAAAACTTTTTGGAAGTTTTATAAAGAACGATGGAAGCAATCCGTTCTGATTAGTTGGATTGGATTGGGAATCATTTTTGTCTTAACGATTAATATTTTCAATGTAATAGAATGGTATTTGCAAGTAGGAAATGTAATGATGCTTGCTTTAACGGTAGTAGGCATGACTCATATTTATAATGTCATGGCTGCATTGAAATTCCAAACCATTCGTGAGATGGTTAGAGCCTCTTTTATGATGGGGCTCGGATATCTCCACTATACGATTATTTTATGGACAGTAGTAATAAGTTTGTATTACCTACTATCTGTCAACTTCATTAGTCTTTTATTCCTTTTTGGAATCGGATTCATAGGGTTCTGTATCTCATTTGTAGGGAAAAGAATTGTTATGGAATTTGAAGAATCCACAGAGGATAAAGAAACAAAAAATATATTATTAAAAGGAGAGTCAAAATGA
- a CDS encoding ABC transporter permease has protein sequence MNITENSVPIQRTAKEIKVRARKKKWAQIQTNKYLYVMLLPGVIYFLIFKYLPMGGLVIAFQDYQPWNGILGSPFVGLKHFIRLFTEDTFVLLMKNTLVIFGLNIVLSFPFPIIIALFLNELRSAKLKKSIQTIIYLPHFMSWVIVVSIFYVLLTTENGVVNNIIMANGGQRISFLTDPNWLRPIYIFQQIWKGAGWGTIVYLAAITNVDEQLFEAADMDGANRFRKIWHITLPAIRPTIITLLILKIGDVLELGFEHMFLLMNSMNKEVAQIFDTFVYTAGIKNGQLSYSTAVGLFKGLIGLVLVVMANKLAKKIGEDGVY, from the coding sequence GTGAATATTACAGAGAACTCTGTTCCGATTCAGCGGACTGCAAAAGAAATAAAAGTACGTGCTCGTAAAAAGAAATGGGCACAGATCCAAACAAATAAGTATTTATATGTGATGTTATTACCAGGTGTTATCTACTTCCTTATATTCAAGTATCTTCCTATGGGAGGTTTGGTAATTGCATTTCAAGATTACCAACCATGGAATGGAATATTAGGTAGTCCATTTGTAGGTTTGAAACACTTTATTCGATTATTCACAGAAGATACATTCGTTCTTCTTATGAAGAATACGTTAGTGATTTTCGGATTGAACATCGTCCTATCTTTTCCGTTTCCGATAATAATAGCACTGTTCTTAAATGAGTTACGAAGTGCAAAATTGAAGAAGAGTATTCAGACAATTATTTACTTGCCTCACTTCATGTCTTGGGTAATCGTAGTTTCTATATTCTATGTATTGCTTACTACTGAAAATGGAGTAGTGAATAATATCATTATGGCTAATGGTGGTCAACGAATTTCATTCCTTACAGATCCAAACTGGTTACGACCTATTTATATTTTCCAACAAATATGGAAAGGCGCCGGATGGGGAACGATTGTTTACTTAGCTGCTATAACGAACGTGGATGAACAACTTTTTGAAGCAGCTGATATGGATGGTGCAAATCGCTTCCGTAAAATTTGGCATATTACTTTGCCAGCTATCCGACCAACCATCATTACTTTATTGATTTTGAAAATAGGAGATGTTTTAGAATTAGGTTTCGAGCATATGTTCCTATTGATGAACTCTATGAATAAAGAAGTTGCACAAATTTTTGATACCTTTGTCTATACTGCTGGTATCAAAAACGGTCAGTTAAGTTATTCTACTGCAGTTGGGCTATTTAAAGGTCTGATTGGTCTTGTTCTAGTTGTAATGGCGAATAAGTTAGCGAAGAAAATTGGAGAAGATGGCGTTTACTAA
- a CDS encoding carbohydrate ABC transporter permease, whose amino-acid sequence MKDSKKWKYSSKGEKAFDIFNLTFLILFSLICLIPFINILATSFATPGEITTRTFILIPRTFTTDAYRYILSTPTIFRSIGISLFVTGIGTFISMVLTSFMAYALSRRYLHGRGFFNFLVVFTMLFSGGMIPTFLVVNKLGLIDSVWSLILPGAISAYNMIIMRNFFQGIPDSLEESAKMDGCTDFGVFFRIILPLSLPSIATISLFYAVNYWNTYQSAILYINDSAKWPVQVLLRQIVLVSSGLNADASVVDVVPPAQSVKMAVIVIATLPMLIAYPFVQKYFVKGAMVGSVKG is encoded by the coding sequence ATGAAAGATTCTAAAAAATGGAAATATTCATCAAAAGGTGAGAAAGCTTTTGATATTTTCAATCTAACTTTCTTAATTCTATTTTCTCTAATTTGTTTGATCCCGTTCATCAATATCCTTGCAACTTCTTTTGCAACACCTGGAGAAATCACAACCAGGACTTTTATTCTAATACCAAGAACTTTTACAACTGATGCCTATCGTTATATCTTATCAACTCCAACGATTTTTCGCAGTATTGGTATTTCTCTTTTTGTAACAGGAATTGGTACATTCATAAGTATGGTCTTAACTTCATTCATGGCATATGCTCTATCTAGACGTTATTTACATGGACGAGGATTCTTTAACTTCTTAGTCGTTTTCACGATGCTTTTTAGTGGAGGGATGATTCCTACATTCTTAGTTGTTAATAAACTAGGCTTAATTGATTCGGTATGGTCGTTGATTCTACCTGGAGCTATCAGTGCTTATAATATGATTATCATGCGGAATTTTTTCCAAGGAATTCCGGATAGTCTAGAAGAATCTGCAAAAATGGATGGTTGTACAGACTTCGGTGTATTCTTTAGAATTATTTTACCGCTTTCTTTACCATCGATTGCAACTATTTCTCTTTTCTACGCAGTTAACTATTGGAACACGTATCAATCAGCTATTCTATACATCAACGACTCTGCTAAATGGCCCGTACAAGTACTCTTACGTCAAATCGTATTAGTTTCTAGTGGACTGAATGCAGATGCTTCAGTAGTAGATGTAGTCCCTCCAGCACAATCTGTTAAGATGGCAGTTATTGTAATTGCTACTCTTCCGATGCTAATTGCTTATCCTTTTGTACAAAAGTACTTTGTTAAAGGGGCTATGGTTGGATCTGTTAAAGGTTAA
- a CDS encoding sugar phosphate isomerase/epimerase produces the protein MTVPLQLGIRAHDLGQVPIEELIERMKKYDFNHAHFAMKKSFPDSVHTIQKMTPGTANYFSSQLNKEGIKISILGSYVNIVASDLEVRKAAIEDFKKHIHLAKDFGASMVATETGSVGKGYTEENFTEEAFQRAVVSVKEMVAEAERFGVIVAIESGINHPVYTAPLAKRLIDEVSSPNLKIILDCANLMSVSNYENQKEVIEEAFHLLDKDIIALHIKDFIVEDGKVKIVPVGHGWMDYEPIMKYAKYEKPHIYTSLEATTEPYLEKSVALIKEIYTRV, from the coding sequence ATGACAGTACCATTACAGTTAGGAATTCGTGCGCATGATTTAGGACAAGTACCAATAGAAGAATTAATAGAGAGAATGAAAAAATATGATTTTAATCATGCTCACTTTGCTATGAAAAAATCTTTTCCGGATAGTGTCCATACTATTCAAAAAATGACACCTGGAACTGCGAATTATTTTTCATCTCAATTGAATAAAGAAGGTATAAAAATTTCTATATTGGGAAGTTATGTGAATATCGTGGCAAGTGACTTAGAGGTAAGGAAAGCAGCCATTGAAGACTTTAAAAAACATATTCATTTGGCAAAAGATTTTGGTGCATCCATGGTTGCTACTGAAACAGGTTCTGTAGGAAAAGGATATACAGAAGAAAACTTCACGGAGGAAGCTTTTCAAAGAGCGGTTGTTTCTGTAAAAGAAATGGTAGCTGAAGCAGAACGTTTTGGTGTAATCGTAGCAATAGAATCTGGAATTAATCATCCAGTTTATACAGCGCCTCTAGCAAAGAGATTGATAGATGAAGTTTCTTCTCCTAATTTAAAAATCATTTTAGATTGTGCTAATTTAATGTCGGTATCCAATTATGAAAACCAAAAAGAAGTCATTGAAGAAGCGTTCCACTTATTGGATAAAGATATTATTGCTTTACACATAAAAGACTTTATTGTAGAAGATGGAAAAGTGAAGATCGTACCAGTAGGACATGGTTGGATGGATTATGAACCTATTATGAAGTATGCGAAATATGAAAAGCCACATATCTATACATCATTAGAAGCAACTACAGAACCTTATTTAGAAAAAAGTGTTGCTCTTATCAAAGAAATTTATACTCGTGTCTAA
- a CDS encoding rhamnogalacturonan acetylesterase yields the protein MNERKPVIFIVGDSTAATKLPEKKPEAGWGEYLHEYFNSEITIQNDAMNGRSTKSFLEEGLFSEVEKKFQRGDYLFIQFGHNDQKLEDSSRYTQPFSEYQDNLKWMVQAAREKEVEPFIFSSVTRRAFEQSQVDQTNLGEYPQAALELAKKMNIKGIDIFSKSCSLLNKLGEEHSQLLFLHLEPEKNVNYPEGVADNTHFNERGAKMIAELVAQELKEQSTSLQKYIK from the coding sequence ATGAATGAAAGAAAGCCAGTAATTTTTATTGTAGGAGATTCTACAGCAGCAACAAAACTTCCTGAAAAAAAGCCGGAAGCAGGATGGGGAGAATATCTTCATGAATATTTTAATTCGGAAATTACTATTCAAAATGATGCAATGAATGGAAGAAGCACAAAATCATTTTTAGAAGAAGGTCTTTTTTCTGAAGTAGAAAAAAAATTTCAAAGAGGCGATTACTTATTTATACAGTTTGGTCATAATGATCAGAAATTGGAGGATTCATCTCGTTACACGCAACCATTCTCTGAATATCAAGATAATTTGAAATGGATGGTTCAAGCAGCACGTGAAAAAGAAGTAGAACCGTTTATTTTCTCTTCCGTTACGAGAAGAGCTTTTGAACAATCCCAGGTAGATCAAACCAATTTAGGGGAATATCCACAAGCAGCTCTGGAACTCGCTAAAAAAATGAATATAAAAGGAATTGATATTTTTTCAAAATCTTGTTCCTTACTGAATAAATTAGGAGAAGAGCATTCACAATTGCTTTTTTTACATCTCGAACCAGAAAAAAATGTAAATTATCCAGAAGGAGTAGCGGATAATACTCATTTTAATGAGAGAGGAGCAAAAATGATTGCAGAGTTAGTTGCACAAGAATTAAAAGAACAGTCTACAAGCTTACAAAAATATATAAAATAG